Sequence from the Caretta caretta isolate rCarCar2 chromosome 16, rCarCar1.hap1, whole genome shotgun sequence genome:
ATATACCATGATCCTGGGTGGAACAACTAACAAAGTGGACCATGATTAGGGACCCCTTAGTTAACAACTGAAAAGATGTACCTGTTGTAGCCACAGCTTCAAGAGGATGGGAGCGCTGTCCTCCAATCATTCCGTACACCTTGATTTTATAGGATGTGTTAGCCTGGAGGCCATCAATCACAGTGCCTAAGGAGTCTCCAGGCATGAAGACTTCTGCGAGAGGCCCAGCTGCCAATGCCACCTCCTTGTACTCCACCACAAAACTAGTGTAGGCTCCTGAGTCCACCTTCCATGAGAGACTAAAGCCATGCGCTGTCACATTGGAGACCACAACATCCCTCAGCGtatcctcccccatcccagaagCCTCTGAGCTCCAAGATCCAGAGTACTCATCTGGGCCAGGAGTCGCCTCCCACTTTAGATCTAGACTACGTGTGGCTATAAAGAAATAAACAAGCAAAGGGTAGAATATGAAATACTTAATTCCTTCCTTTTTTTCAAAAGAACAAAAGTCAATGAACTGTGCACTTCATACTTATTACCGTCTAAGCAGATTTTGAAACCAGGACCTTCAGCACCAAAGCACAaacctctaccacatgagctaaaggaTCCATTCCGTTACTTGGTAGCAGTAGTTGACTGTTATCCACTAATGGGCTGGCCACTGAAGGAGATTGTGACACACACTCTTTGCCAGCGTGCTACACAATTTGCAAAGATTCTTAAGTTGTGTGTGCGTGCTTGCGTGCAAAGGGGGTGGATGTTGTTTATATTCTCAGAGGGAGATTGAAGAAAGTATGAGGGAGAACCAGCCAGACATACAACACATAAGAAAATAATGTCTTCAGCTCAACAGGAGCAATGCCTATCTTACAGGATTTCAGAAAGAGATAATTGGCagatacaaacaaaaaaaccctgcaaaccAAACCAAAGGCTCCCTGACCTCTGCAGGCCTGACTGAACAAACAGAAGTCAGGGAGGATTAAGGAGAAAGACTAAAATACACAACATGGGTAAAAGAAGGGAACTTTGAAAGCAAATACTCCCTGCCCTAAAGCAGGTTGCGCTCTATAAGCTGCATGTGAatcagtttcctttttttttttccccagtgcgGAGGACAAATCTCTCTTTTAATGAACGAGTGTTTCCAAGCTGCGCCCCTGGGTTCCTCCGCTGCATCCTTCCTAGAATACAAAGAGCTAGTTCGGTCCTACTCATGCTCCTGGTGCCTTCCACTTGAATCAGATACTCTCCGgtccctgctgctcagagcaagcactcccccgccgccccatgGTGAAGCGGCGCAAAAGCCATCTCTCGCCGTAGGCAGAGTGTGAGAGCTAACAAGATTTGTTTTGCTTGGCCTGAGGACTGGAGGATCTCACACATGCTGGAACATGGACGGAATCATGAAAGCAGCAAGCCCCCAGTTCACACATCCACAAGATCTTATTTTACAGCCCCTGATTCTTATGCATTTGGGATGCATCCATCCCCAGTCAAGGGACAGATCCCAGAGATAGGTTACATCAACGAGTGCTGCTGCCTCTCTGGTGCTTCAGGAGCCTCTCGGTTTATTCACGGCCCAGAGCAAATGCTTAAAAAATTACACTGCTTTCATGCATTTTTTAAGATATCACAAGAAGATACAGAATAAGGTTTGAGGGGATTTGATTCTGATGCTAGACATGACTAGCTTGTGAAACTCCACATCAAGGTCCTTCTGATGTATGTTGTTTAAGCCTTTTCACCTTCTATGTGCATTTCTTGTGAGGGTCTGAAGATTCTTCAAAGAGAAGGGGGAGAAACAACCCTGGAAAGATCAAAGGTTTGCTCATCCCTGCAGTGTAGACCCTTGGCTTTGTTCTGTGTATCAGGGCCTGCTGAGTTTTCTCCCACTCGGCTACTGGCCTTATTTATTCATCATACAATTTACTTAATGTGGATGTTTACAGCATATGAACTCTCAGCTGTCTTGAATTATCCAACTCTGTATAGCATTTATATGTACAGCTGGCATGAAAAATACTATGGAAAATAAAGTTGGGTTGGATTGGATTGACTGCGTGGCAGCAGAATAAGGTGCCTACTTCAATTTTCAGACTTCGCAATACCAGGCAATGTTCTCTTGTCTACAGCTGCTAATTTGTAAGATCTGAGATTTCTTGCATGGGTTTGTACTCTAGATGGAAttgaaggaaagaaaatgaaactccgaggcccagatcttcagctggtgccaACCGTTGTAACCTCACTGTTTTCAGTGTAGctctgctgatttataccaggtgAATGCTAGCCCACAATATTTAAACATAAAACACCCTGAAAACATATAGGAGCTGATTATCTTTTACCCTAAGGCCATAGCCTGATATAGTCCCATCTCTGGGCCCCATTTACACACTGAACAGTTCCTTACTCAACAAGAAGTCCCTCTGACTTCAGTAGAAACTCCTTGAGGAATAGGGTACTGCTCAAGGTGAATACTGGTGGACGAATGGCCTCTCTTTTATCGAGAAGTGTAGCAGTTGTGGTATCCAATGGACTCAAGGGACTGAGACTAACATTAGGACATCAGCTTTCCTCTCCTATTGAAAGAGAAAAATGGTGACAGGCAAAAGCGGAATTGTGAGGGCTCCAACCATGTTTTGATGCTTCCAGTGTCAAGAAAGGCTGCAATGAAAATTCATtaaggtggtgggggggaatgttAAAGGGGTGTGCTGTTAACATCTTTGTCCCCCTTCTTTGATTGCTAGAGTGCAGGGAAACAAAATAAACCATTAGACCGACACACACAAAATCGTCCAATTTAAAGCAAAGAACGAGGTTGTACATTCCCTGCTGGAGAATAAGTGTATTGTGTGGGTCACCTTAAGGGATAAGCAAGCACACAACAGAGGagatggagaaaaacaaagggataAGGAAAAGGCATGGCTACACCTCAGTTAGGCTTTCACACACTAGACAGAGAGAAACCAGGTTTTCACAGCCAGCTGACGTATTCAAAGCTGCTCCCCAGCAGCGTCTTGGAAAGCCGGTGACATTTTGTTTGGACCATCTCACATGCTCTTTAAGAGGATCTGACACAGTGCACCCATTCAGATGCTGTTACTTACCAGTAGACTCCTTCACCATTGTGGGTTTGCTTTTGTGCCTGCCCTTCTCTGCCACTAGGGTGATGGTATATTCTGTACCAGCCTCCAGCCCTCGCAAGAGGTAAGAGGTGCTATCTGCTGGTATCTCAATTTCATTCTTCATCCCAGAGGGGATAATGTAAGTGAGGCGGTAGCGGTCGAACTTGGCCAGTGGTCTTCTCCAGTGGAGGGAGAGGGTCGTTTCAGTGTTATCAGTGACCTCCAAGTCCTTGGGGTTATCCAGATCTGCACATTAAACCACAGAGGTTATTTATACATCAGAATTTTTTCTGTTCCTCAGGGCAGGAGCTGTGTACTGCCATGTGGGTATTCTCTCAGCTCACTGCAGAAAAAGCCATAATTACTCTTGCTGCCTTAATAGATTCACTGTATAATGATAGCCTGATTTCCCTTTCTATGTCTTTCAGACCCTATTCCTTGGTCTAAATAGTAGCAGGTGAAGTTCCGTTTATGTGCAAACcaaactgaatccagatctccctCACTAACATTCATTTCAACAGGGCTGCATGGAGGAGAGGCAGAATCTGACCCCctcatttattcattttttaaaaggtattcagTTTCAGCTGTAATTCCAGCACTGAGCCCGTGTGATGAAACTAGAGCACAGGTTCTCAGCCTGGCAGTCATGGGGAGAGTGGGTGCCACAGACAGGTAGCAGGGGGTTGCAATTGCACGGCCCTTCCCACAGCGGTAACGGAAAGGGGGATGCCAGTACAGAAACAGGTCTGGGTACAAAAAGGGTTGAGATCCATTGAACTAGAGCAAGTTTTTAAGAAGACCTCCAATCCCGGGGAAAAGACTCACAGGGATGGAGAATTTGCCACATCCCTCACTAAgctgtcccaatggttaattggACCCACTATTAGCATTTTATATGTTTAGAACTGGACTATACCGTATTTTGTGGGCTTCTCTCTTTTTCCCAGCAACAACATTCACTTTTAGTGGAAGAAACCACAAGGACTGCACAATTTACCAGACTTCTACACTTGGCCCCTAACTGGGGCTCTTGAACAGCTCCAGCTTTCTTTGCTCTTTCCCCCTGGGTGGCCAAGAAAAAGGATCATCTCACCGGTTGCAGCATTCATAGTAGCGGGAGCGCTTTCTCTGTCCTGCTTCACTGCTGTCACTCCAATGCCATATTCAGTTCCAGGCCTCAGACCTACGGTGAATGTGTAGAGATGTGTCACTGTTTAGGGATGGTGCTAGATAAATagtttcttggttttgtttttaataagaaaaCTATAGTGGCGCCGGATCTTTCCTGTTCTATGAACATTAAGAGCCAAATTTTCAGACACTCTCTGGTGGGCCTCCAATGTGGAAGAAAAACCGGTTGCATGCACAGTCAACTTGGTGATTTATTATCATCATTGCATTACCTCGAGACTtcaaccaagatcagggtccctgtgtgctaggcactgtacaaacacataaaaagTGACAATTCCCACCTCAAAGAGATTATGATTGAAATAAATGTAACCTGCACGAGTGTGCAGACTTCGTGTTGAATGTGAAAATCCCAACTGCCTAACTTGCAGGCAAGAGGTCAACCTGCAAGCATAAAAAAGTGCATGCTCACTTCTGCAAGCACGTGCAAAAGTGGCATGGGGAGCCGGAGCCTTggtgtcagatttttaaaggtatttaggtgcctggagagtcagatttcagagtaacatctGTgttagttggttagtctctaaggtgccacaattactccttttttttttttgagattcaGAGAGGCACCTAGAGAGATTTCAAAGTTACCCAAAATCAACTGCCAGTGATTTCAAAATtgatttgaaaattccactaggtgcctatccgcatctttaaatacctttaaaaatctggccctcaggctGACAATGTGGCTCCTGACAGGAACAAAGACACAATGTACCCAAGTTGGTAAAAAATGAGAGTCTCCTGGTATGTAAATCATCTTCAAAGTCTTTTACATCCTGAATATCTTCTCTACCATAAAAGATTCAAATACACTTATTATCCCAATCTGCATGGATTTTGGTGTGGTTTTAAAGTCTCTTTCATATATTCACATTTCTCTTCTCATCTCTCCAATATGACTCTTTATAGTGCTACATTTTTGTAAATTCTTTGTAATCCATTCAGAAGATACAGTCCTTTACACTAAGTGGGTCTCCTGTTCCTCTGTTGTGCAGATATAATTCTTAGAGTTGGGGAAAGTTCCATTCATAGCAAAGGAAGATCAGATCTCTCTAGATAGCTTATGAGACCCTAATGAAAACAATGCTCTTATTGAATATTGATGCAATTATGTTGTGATTATATAAATATTATGGTGGGCTGAGGCACCAGCTGGAGACATAAAATAAAGCCCAAACTCTGGTTCAATTCAAGATCCCTTTATTCATGGCTAGTTTTATTAACCTAAGATTTCAAAACAGTCAACAGCTGTGAGGGGAGAGGACAAGGCATTATCCATGCAGTAGATTCCTCTTTGTTTTTAGAGACCTGCCCCAGATCAGCCATGTAGCAAGCAGGTACCCGGTTTCTATTTGTAACCCGTTACATGCCTTTACACCTTGCCACAGTGCATCGTGATGATAGGAGGTCAGATCTCCAGATGGTTACTGGTGCCAGTTACATTAACAACAATCTCACTTTGATCCTACCTGTGAGTGTAGCCTTGGTCGTGACCTGGTTACTCCTTGGCACAGTTATTTCAGCATGGTCTCCACCTGAGATGGGAGCAAACTTGATTCTGTAGTTATCGATGCTGGCTTGGCTGTTCTTCCACTCCAAGGTGATACTGTTGTCTGTCTGAGACAGGCGCTTCAGGTTCTTCGGTGCATCCAAGTCTGAGGAGGgaaaaaaggttttctctctcagGACAGAAGGAAAGAATGATTCATACGCCTGGCATATGGTACCATCTACAAGATAAGAtcaattttcccacagaagttgCCACTtcaaggaaagcagacactttctgtgaaattttttcattttgtttaatcgaaaacccaattttccatcacaTTAAAGGTGTGACGGGAAATGGTTGACCAGCCCTGGAATTCAGTATTCAGAAGATACACTCCAACCCTGGCCTAAAGGAGTCTCATCTCTTGGAGTGAAATAGGGATTTTATCTAAAAATTCCATGAGCTGTCATAATTCACTCCCATAACGGACTCAAATCCTGCTTTGGTGAAACAACTCCACCCTGGGGCAAAAGAAGATTTCATTCTCCTTGTTCCATTTATTCCCCAGCATTGTCATATGGCTCCATTAACAGATCCAAACCATGACTGCATGCTAAAATGCACACCTTTTACCAAAGCATTCCCAGCATAACCAAAGGTGAAACTGAATTAAAAATCAAAGCAGGCAGAGATTCCCAGGacccaggaaggggaaaaaaaaagagttctcTTCTAATCCACAATGGATGTAGGCAGAATAATGCATCTGTTCAGAACTAGGCACTGTGGTAATGGCGGTTATAGGAAAACTTTAGATCAGTAAACACACAGGCAGGCAGATAAGGTAGGAGGAACActgtttggtggtggtgatggtgcgGGAAACGGGAGATTCAAGGTAAAGGTATCTAAAGGTCCTAAAGAATCTGGGAACCTAATttcaattttcaaaagagatgcaggcacttaggagcctaagtctcttGGAAAAGCAATGGGAgctaggttcctaagtcacttttgaaaagtttactCGACTTCCATAAACCTCTATGACTGGTACAGTGCTGTGCTGGCATAACAACTGTGAAGTGAAGCAACATGCTACAGCTAATTCGCATGGATGTGTTGATGGTGATTGGAATAGAGCAGAAGACAAGAAGCTATGACCATTTCTGAACAAGCTCTTTACCTGTGACAAAGATTTCCTTCACAGGGTCGCTGGCCATGTCCCCACGCCGAGAGATCAGCGTCACCTCATACTCTGTGTGTGGCTTCAGATTCCCAATGGAGTACTGGCTTTCATCCTCAAAGAGGTCGATGGTCGTCCTGTCCCTTGGAACATCCTTTGGTCCGTAGGTGAGTTCCATGTCATCAATTTCAGCCAAAGGTTTGAACCATGTGATTAAAGCTGTGGTGTCTGTCACATCTCTTGCCTCAATCTGGCTTGGGCCATCAAGCTCTGttaaggaaagaggaaaaacatGAATTTTCTGATCCCATCATAGAGAGATCAAACACAGTCTGTACATTGACCCTTAATAGTTGAATCAAAGCAAAGTTCAAATACGTGGCTCCTATTAGCTGAAACTCATCTTCATGTCGACTTCCTTATGGCCCTTAACATTCTACCGATGCAGATGGAAAGtgctgtgttacacaggaaggAAAAGGGACGTATACTGAGCCGGTCCTGCACCGGCACAGCAAGGATAAGCAGCAGTCCAAGCAAGTTCTTCAGCTGCACGAGGACTCCTGCTGGTGCCAAATAGTTTCCATGTGGTGGGTTAAGGATGCAGAGCCTGTTTCACTTTGTTGCACTCTCTGAATGGGAATAAAATGTATGCTGGCCCACGGCCAGCTGGAAGAAACATCTCCTTTCCTCCCCAGACAGGTAACCCACTCATTCCTTGTGTCAGCTACTTCAGTTCTTCCCGGCTATGTGTTTTCAAAAGCAGAAACTTTTGAAAGTGTGGCTTGGTTTGCCTCTAGTTTAGCATCTCCACAGAGTACACCAAATAACAGAATAGTACTTACTCGTGGTAAACACTCTAAACAACCCAGGTcctctggttttgtttttcactaCATGCAGGGACACGTTATACTGTTGTCCTGGTGCCAGACCTGGCTGCATATATGATGTGTCTGGTCTCTTCAAACTGTTGGTTATGTCCCCATTATCTTCCTTTTTCTGTAACACACAAGGCACTTGGTTAAAATTCAAGTTGGACTAACTGCTTTTTTATTCATCCAAACTCTAACGTTTCCTGAAGACAAACTGATTTTAATGAAGTTTTTGATGGGAAGGTTTCCGAGGTCCATGGAGGGACTCTCCGGTCATTTCCAGGGAGACAGCACTGAATCCAAAAACAGACCTTTTGgaacaattccattttgtggaaacattggaaaagtttggttttcattccaatgAGGAACAAAAACGAATTTTAAACCCTCAAAAGTTATTGTGAAATAAAATGGGCAttctctggccagctctagtttgaATGCAGCATAAAAGGAGCCCAACACTCTGCACTTGTACACGGAGGCATCACGGGATGAGCTTTTTCCTTACCATATTTCGGAAGACGAGCTCCCAGCCATCAAATGAAATGTTCAGAGGATCCCACTCCACCTGCACAGATGTCTCCCTGATGGATTTGAATGTCAGACCTTCAGGAGCAGGCAGATCTATGAGGAGAAACAGCAAGAGGGTAGCTACATGGATCATAGTGTTCCCACAGATCAGAAAACTAGGTCTTCACAAACGAGTACCGTGATGAAAATCACTGGGAATGTTTTGAGATCCTCCAAGATGCTTACATGGTACTGTGACGGGTGCTATAGACAGATAGATAGGCAACTAGTACAATGAACAAACACACGGTGGACAGATAGCAAAGGTGGGTTCTGTAGACGGATGGATGACTTTTTTTCTGTCCCCAAAGATGCCAGAGTTAATTTGGGACCCAAACGATAGGAAAATCTATCCACCATCCTGACTCCTCCCTCCCACTTCTCCAGCCACAAGGGCTTTTTAATCATCCTTGATTTCCAGACCCACCCCGCCAAAATGTCCGTCACACCCACAGATATGTTGGTGCCTTTTAAGAGACATGCATAGCTATGTACTTGCCAGTTTAGCAGTTCTGTGGTACACTGCAGCACTACATGTTAAAGCAGAGATCAGACTTTAGCCCCTTCTACTTACAGGTGATAGTTCCCTTCCGTAGAACCTTTCCAAGCACAGTAATTAGCACATGCATGCAATAAgttaaatatattatatatacccACAATGCCTTTGCTTTCTCAAGTGGGCCAATTGGAAATATATGAGCATATTTGGGTGGCAAGACTGAAACATGAGGATAATGAAGAGTGAATGCACTTATTTAATCTGGCTTTGATGGTGCACATTACTCTTAAAAATAAAGCATAATATTCTACAGCAACAGCTTATAATAGTGTTATTATAGGGCTAGAGGGCCACGGGTATAGAATAGTATGGTACGGCATGGCATGCCTTACAAGAGGCTGAACCTTGCAGTAGTGAAAGGCATTGAGATATCATAGAGAAAGGTGAGACAGATGTGCAATGAAAGTGATTTGTACTTGGAAGCATTGAAAATCCAATTACAATAGTACTGAGCCAAATGCTTTTACGTGAATGCATGAAAACGATTTTACAGGTGGAGTCCCAAAGCCTTAAACTGTAGCCTGTCATGACAGTAGACAGAGTTTTGGTTTACAGGAACCCAATGATATTCAATGGAAGGCTTCATGCAGAGCAGGAAAGTTCCAGTACTGTAATTCTATCGTTTTGAAGGCATACCATTGCAAGAAGAGAttggaaaagaaaactgaggagaCTCTGGCTTGGTCCAGACTTCAAGTGGAATACAAAAGagaaagaacaataaaaaaagaaaagtcccaaagaaaagaaaagagacaagTAAATGTATATTAGGGAGCAGAGAGATGGTCAAATATAgagatttgtatttattttaaactcaCAGGTTGCCACCCTGGCACTGATTGGAATACTCTTCTTGTTCTTTAGGATGGCAAACACACGGATAAAGTATTCCACACCAGGCTCCAGTTCACGGATGGTAGCAGATGTCTTGTTTCCAGGCACCCTGAACTGCAGTTCTAGGCCACCAACACTGGTAGGAACATAGGTGATGAGATACTCATTGACTAGATTCTCATTCTTCCATTCCAGATTGACCGTCTGATCTGTCACATCTGTCACTGTCAAGTCGCTTGGAGAGGACACTgccagggggagaaaaaaaaatcaatggagaCATTAAGACAGTGGGCCAATTTCTGCTGTCACACCCATATGCAACTCCTGTTCATAGTAATACACGCCCCCCTCTAATGGCTGATGCACAGAGGTTTATAAGGCCACCAGAGCTGCCTGTTAGGGGACTTAGTGACTTATCTGAAGTGCTAATGGCCCATGAGTTTAGCTGAagatcctgggttcaaatcctattGTCAGCTTGGGTGAGGCCAGCTATCTGGAATTACTTCAACAATTTCAGAAGAATTATTCCAGATTTTCATGGGTGGGAGATCAAACTAAGACTCAGGATTCTTCTGCTGGGAGGAAACTGGAGGAGATAAAGAATTGGAAATGTCaccacagggacagcaaaaggaaCACAGCAGGGTTTCATAGCCCAAGAGTTACAACTCCTAttggaaaaacaatgaggaggccttgtggcacctgagagactaacaaatttatttggacataagctttcgtgggctaaaacccacttcatcagattcatggagtggaaaatacgtgggttttagcccaggaaagcttatgcccaaataaatttattagtctctaaggtgccacaaggactcctctttgtttttgctgatacagactaacacggctgcccctctgaaactcCTACAGGAGTGACTGCAAGTTGTCTTAAGGGCCATAGGTTGTGCTAACAgcaaatgacaaaactcccagtgcTGACTCGGCTTTGCTGACCAGCAAGTCAGAGGGGATGGGAGCCAAGACTGTCCATTCCACAGGTTGATTTACTCCCAAGGAGCAGTCAACCAACTGAGCTCCTTGGTCTCTCCTTGCATGGTGCCACAGCGTGGCACGCACTCTGTTCTGTACACCTGAAACAGTTGCTATGCTGCAGATGCAAACCCCCCACTTTCCCAGTTCAGCATGAACAAGAGGTATCAGACATAGGAAACTTATCTTTAATCTGCAACCTGGCTATCAGAAATATACAGAATGCAGGCTGTCAACCTTTGAAGTCTTTAGCCTATACTCCAGTATTCCTGGAGGGCCACAAGTCTTATTTTTGAGTCAAAGCTCCCTCTACACTTTAAAAAGCTACTTCCCTTAGCAAATCCAGCTGACCCCCTAGTTCTAGGACTCTTTGCTTTCCCCTTGGCTGAGCAGATGTATTTTAGCTACAACCAGTGCAGAAGAATACAACAGAAGAAGTGTCATGGGAAAGTAAAAGTGCAGGAGGCCATATTGCCAGCTACTTGTAAATCGCTGCAtagccactgaagtccatgggaattgtACAGATTTATACCAGGTGAGAAACATAGCTACAGTGTTAGCCTCACTAGCCTCTTGGTCATCAAACTATTAGACCCAAGAAGAGTAGAGATAACAAGAATTCTGGTCACCTTGGCCAAATGCTGCCTTAaccccagtgacttcactggggtcaTTCCTGGTTTATACCATCGTAAACAAGATCCGAATCAGACCCCGGCTTTCTAAAAAATACCCTTAAATCTCCATTCGCTGATGGACAAATAGAGGGTAATTTAAGGGTGGTTGGCTGGCTGAGACCAACACTAAAACCTACCATTGGAGCAGTCATCCCCTTCGTATCCGTCATCACAAATGCATTGCCCATCAACGCAGCGGCCCATGTCATTGCAGTTGTTGGGGCAGGATCGCTCACCGCAGTCCACTCCTCGAAAGCCCTCGTCGCACTGGCATAGCCCGTTGACGCAGAGCCCCCGGTTGTTGCAGTCACTGGGACACCGCTGTTGGCTACAGTCGATCTCAGTGAACCCATTGTCACACTGGCACAGCCCGTTGACGCAGAGCCCCCGGTTGTTGCAGTCATTGGGGCACCTCAGCTCAGCACAGTCCTCCCCCATGTACCCCTCGTCGCACACGCACTGCCCATTGACGCAGCGCCCGTGCTCATTACAGTCGTTGGGACACCTCAGCTCTCCGCAGTCCTCGCCCACGAAGccttcttcacacacacactgcccgtTGACGCAGAGCCCCCGGTTGTTACAGTCGTTGAGGCACCTCAGCTCTCCGCAGTCCTCGCCCACGAAgccctcttcacacacacactgcccgtTGACGCAGCGCCCCCGATTGTTACAGTCATTGGGGCACTTCAGCTGGCTGCAATGCTCGCCTGTGAAGCCCTCGTCACACTCACACTGCCCATTGACACAGCGGCCCCGGTTGCTACAGTCGCTAGGACACCGCAACTCACTGCAGTCTTCGCCCATGAAGCCCTCCTGGCACACACACTGCCCGTTGACGCAGCGGCCCCGGTTGTTACAATctttggggcacttcacttggcCACAGGCGGCGCCAGCAAAGCCCTCGTTGCACACGCACTTCCCGTTGACGCAGCGCCCCCGCTTGTTGCAGTCCTTGGGGCACCGCCGCTCGCTACAGTCGTCGCCCACAAAGTCCTCATTGCAGATGCACAGCCCATTACTGCAGCGGCCATTGTTGTTGCAGTTGTTGGGGCAGGTAAGCTCCCCACAGTCCTCCCCGGTGAAGCCCTCCTCACAGTAGCAGGTCCCGTTGACACAGCGGCCACGGTCGTAGCAGTCATTGGGGCAGATAAGCTCGCCGCAGTCTTCACCTGTGTAGCCTTCGTCGCACACACACTCTTTCTCCACACAGCGCCCACGGTTATTGCAGTTGTTCAGGCAGAGCGGCTCACTGCAGTCCTCACCGGTGAAGccttcatcacacacacaccgacCGTTCACACACTTTCCATGCTCCCTGCATGCCACCGGGCAAAGCTCTTCACTGCAGTCCTCACCGGTGTACTCCTCAAAGCACAGACAGACACCATTGATGCATTTGCCTTGGTCACTGCAGTCATTGGGGCAGGTGAGCTGGCTGCAGTCCTCCCCAGTGAAGCCCTCAACACAGATACATTTTCCATTGACACAGTGGCCTTTGTTGTTGCAATTGTTCGGGCATTCTGGTTCTGAGCAGTTGGGTCCTTTCCAGCCAGGTTCACAAATGCAGCCACAGTGCTCAGTGCTGTAGTTCCCTCGTCCACTGCAATACGGCGTGGTGTCCACTTGTCCTGTATCAATGAATCAGAAAACTCATTACACCTAACAGATTGTGGTGTGCGTCACAGAAGTTAGACACACAAGATTGTTACTAAGACCACTCTGGTACTGCTCGTAGGGCACGGGTCAGGGTTACAAAATTTTATAATCTTG
This genomic interval carries:
- the TNC gene encoding tenascin isoform X8 translates to MGLPLQVLTCAIIALLHHHVNGGLIKRIIRQKRETGLNVTLPEDNQSVVFNHVYNINVPMGSLCSVDLDSANEDADLKPQVEPSKTYQEHTVNEGNQIVFTHRINIPRRACGCAAAPDIKDLLSRLEELEGLVSSLRDQCSSSAGCCHSSLTAEGQVDTTPYCSGRGNYSTEHCGCICEPGWKGPNCSEPECPNNCNNKGHCVNGKCICVEGFTGEDCSQLTCPNDCSDQGKCINGVCLCFEEYTGEDCSEELCPVACREHGKCVNGRCVCDEGFTGEDCSEPLCLNNCNNRGRCVEKECVCDEGYTGEDCGELICPNDCYDRGRCVNGTCYCEEGFTGEDCGELTCPNNCNNNGRCSNGLCICNEDFVGDDCSERRCPKDCNKRGRCVNGKCVCNEGFAGAACGQVKCPKDCNNRGRCVNGQCVCQEGFMGEDCSELRCPSDCSNRGRCVNGQCECDEGFTGEHCSQLKCPNDCNNRGRCVNGQCVCEEGFVGEDCGELRCLNDCNNRGLCVNGQCVCEEGFVGEDCGELRCPNDCNEHGRCVNGQCVCDEGYMGEDCAELRCPNDCNNRGLCVNGLCQCDNGFTEIDCSQQRCPSDCNNRGLCVNGLCQCDEGFRGVDCGERSCPNNCNDMGRCVDGQCICDDGYEGDDCSNVSSPSDLTVTDVTDQTVNLEWKNENLVNEYLITYVPTSVGGLELQFRVPGNKTSATIRELEPGVEYFIRVFAILKNKKSIPISARVATYLPAPEGLTFKSIRETSVQVEWDPLNISFDGWELVFRNMKKEDNGDITNSLKRPDTSYMQPGLAPGQQYNVSLHVVKNKTRGPGLFRVFTTKLDGPSQIEARDVTDTTALITWFKPLAEIDDMELTYGPKDVPRDRTTIDLFEDESQYSIGNLKPHTEYEVTLISRRGDMASDPVKEIFVTDLDAPKNLKRLSQTDNSITLEWKNSQASIDNYRIKFAPISGGDHAEITVPRSNQVTTKATLTGLRPGTEYGIGVTAVKQDRESAPATMNAATDLDNPKDLEVTDNTETTLSLHWRRPLAKFDRYRLTYIIPSGMKNEIEIPADSTSYLLRGLEAGTEYTITLVAEKGRHKSKPTMVKESTAVGSPKALTFSDITENSATVSWSPPRTRVESFRISYIPITGGTPNVVTVDGTKARTKLVKLIPGVDYTVSIISIKGFEESEPISGILTTALDSPSGLVAVNITDSEALAVWQPAIATVDNYVISYIAEDDPEVTQTVSGNTVEYDLNGLRPATEYMLRIYAVKGPQKSETVFTKFTTGMDAPRSLNAIEVQSEAAVLSWRPPRASVTGYLLIYESIDGKVKEVILGPEATSYSLSELSPSTQYTVKLQALNRALKSKIIQTIFTTTGLLYPYPKDCSQVLLNGESTSGLYTVYMNGNKSQSVEVYCDMTSDGGGWIVFLRRHNGKEDFYRNWRTYTAGFGDPKDEFWIGLETLHKITSQGQYELRVDLRDKGETAYALYDRFSVGDSKTRYRLKVDGYSGTAGDSMTYHNGRSFSTFDKDNDAAITNCALSYKGAFWYKNCHRVNLMGRYGDNSHSQGVNWFHWKGHEYSIQFAEMKLRPISFRNLEGRRKRA